GTGCCGGCAACGGGAGGTCGGCGCGACGTTGGAACATATGCATTGTTTCTCGCTTTGGGACTGAATGCCGATTGAAAGTCCCATTGAAAACTTTTCTAACGGATGAAAAACGGCAAACAGATTTAAGCGATGAATGCCATCCGTTGGCGGCATTTTGTTTTGTTAAACGGGATTCCATAAATTCTAACGAACATAGGATAGATCATGGAAGAAGATTTCTTGAACGATTTCAAGCAAACGATTGAATCCGCCGAGAAAAAACTGCTCGCAATTTCAGAAGCGCAGAGCGAAATGCGTTTAGCGCCGGAAAAATGGTCGGCGAAAGAGTTGCTCGGCCATTTAATCGACTCGGCGGCGAACAATCATCATCGTTTTGTGCTGGCGCAACTCTCGGATGATTTGGTTTTCCCGCGTTATGAGCAGGATAAATGGGTAGCTGCGCAAAAGTATCAGCAAGAATCATGGCCGTTGCTGATTCACCTGTGGAAGGCGTACAATTTGCATTTGCTGCATATCATGGCCACAACGCCGGACGAGATTTTGCGCAAGCGGCGCAGCAATCACAATTTGTATGAGATCGCCTGGCGGCCGGTGGAAAAACATGTGCCGATCAGCTTGAAATATCTGATGCGGGATTATTTGTATCACCTGCAGCACCACTTGAATCAGATGTTTTCAGAAAAAGCAGCGTGATGATACGTTTGGCGCAAATCGGCGTGGGTTATTGGGGCAAGAATTTGTTGCGTAATTTTTATGAGACCGAAGGCGCACAAGTCAAACTCGTTTGCGATCGCGATCCGCAAGCGCTCGCTGCCGTCGCACGGAAAACCAGTGCGGTCGAGACGAGCCTTGACAGTTTGAGCGTTTTTTCACGCGCCGATATTGATGCGGTTGCCATTGCCACGCCGCCGGCGACTCATTTTGAGTTTGCGAGGAAGGCGCTGCTAGCCGGGAAACATGTTTTTGTTGAAAAACCGTTGGCGCAAACGGTTGCCGAATGTGAGGAGTTGGTGCGGTTAGCGTACGATCATCAACGCACACTAATGGTGGGGCACACGTTTCTTTATGACGCCGCGGTGAATCGCATCAAGACTTATTTGCAGGCGGGATTGGCCGGGGAGATTTATTACATCAACTCGCGGCGCTTGAATTTCGGCATCGTGCGGCAGGATATCGATGCCATGTGGAACTTCGCGCCGCACGATCTTTCGATTTTGCTGTACTGGTTGAATGAAAGTCCTGCAACCATTGCCGTGCACGGCGAAGCGCATTTACGAGAACATCTTGTTGATGTCGCGTTCTTGCATTTGAATTTCCCCAGCGGCATTTCGGCGCACATCCACGTGAGCTGGCTCGACCCCAGCAAGGTGCGGCAGATGACGATTGTCGGCTCGGAAAAAATGATTATCTATGACGACGTTCATCCCGACCACAAAATTCAAATTTATGACAAAGGCATTGCCAAAAATAATCTCGCCGCGCATCTCGGTGAATTTGATTCGTTCGGCAAATTTCAACTCATTCGCCGCGCCGGCGATTTGCTGATTCCCAAAATCGATTTTGCCGAGCCGCTGCGCGTGCAATGCCGGCATTTTATCGAGTGTATTCGCGAAAACAAGCGCCCTTTGACGGATGGTGAGCACGGGTTTGCGGTGGTGAGAATTTTGGAGGCGGGTAGAAAATCTTTATTACAAAAAGGTAAAAAGATCGCGATCTGAATCAGTGCAGCATTCGCCGCGCTTGTCTTTATCATAGTGTTGCTTTATCTTGCCTGTGTTTTGTTGAAAGCAGTTGAATGCAGCGAGTGTCGAATAATATGAGTGTGAGGCTATCATGGATTTTGATGATTGCAAAATCCATCCGCGGGTTCGCTTCGGTGAAGGCACGGTATTGCAACCATACTGTGTCATTGGAATTCCCCCGGCAAAAATCGAGTCCGGAAATCTTGAAACCGTGATTGGGGCACAGAGTCTGTTACGCTCGCACACGGTGATCTATGCCGGCAATGTCATTGGCGCACATTTTCAAACCGGCCATCATGTGATGATTCGCGAGTACAATTTCATTGGCGATCATGTGAGTATTGGCACCGGCAGCGTGATAGAACATCATGTCAAAATCGGCGATCGCGTGCGCATTCATTCGCAGGCATTCATTCCGGAATATTCAATTTTGGAAAATGATTGCTGGATCGGCCCGAATGTCGTTTTCACCAATGCCCTTCATCCGTTGTGTCCAGAAGTGAAGAAATGCATGAAAGGCCCGACCATTCGGCGCAGCGCAAAAATCGGCGCGAACGCTGTGCTGTTGCCGGATATCGTGATCGGTGAAAACGCTTTGATCGGCGCGGGCAGCGTTGTTATTGCAGATGTGCCCGACAATGTTGTGATTGCCGGCAACCCCGGCAGAGTCGTTAAGCAAATTGAAGAATTGATGTGTCCTTATGATTTGATTGCGAAACCGTATGCTTGATGCAAAGCAATGGCTAATTGTTAATGGTCAATGGTTAATGAACTGCCTACGACCAACAACCTTTCAGGAACGAACCATTTAAACTCGCAGGAAGGCATTATGAGTTCAAAACCCTCTGGAGTACAGATTCCATTTCTAGATTTGAAAGCGCAATACCGCACGATCAAAACCGAAGTTGATGAAGCCATGCAACGTGTTGTCGAAAATTGTGATTTTGTCGGCGGCGCAGCGGTTGACGAATTTGAGAAGAATTTTGCGAATTTTTGTCAAGCGCCTTATGCGGTGGGCGTCTCGAACGGCGCAGATGCGCTTTATCTCGCGCTCAAAGCTCTGGGCATTGGTCCAAAAGATGAAGTCATCACTGTGCCGAATACGTTTATTGCCACAGCCTCGGCAATTTCGCGCGCCGGCGCAACCATTCGTTTCGTTGATGTTGATCCGTCCACGCTTGAAATGGATGTCACGCAGCTCGAGCGCGCCATCACGCATCGTACGAAAGCGATCATGCCCGTGCATCTTTACGGCCAAATGCCGGAGATGAACACGATTTTGGCCATCGCGGAACAACATCAACTTTACGTGATTGAGGACGCGGCGCAGGCGCACGGCGCCAAATACCATGGCAAAGCAGCAGGCAGCATGGGCATTGCCGCGTGCTTTAGTTTCTATCCCGGCAAAAATCTCGGCGCCTATGGCGACGGCGGCGCAGTGGTTACGCGGGATGAAGAGCTGGCAAAACGCATGCGGCATTTACGCGATCAAGGCCGCGAGTCGAAGTACGAACATTTGATGATCGGGTACAATCACCGCCTCGACACGTTGCAGGCAGCCGTGCTCAACGTGAAACTGCGGCATCTGCCGGCGTGGAATGCGCGCCGCCGCGAGATCGCAGCGCTTTACCGCAGTTACCTGCACGACTACAAAAACGTGCAAGTGATGCGCGAGCCGGAAGGGCAGGAGGGCGTTTATCATCTCTTCGTCGTTCAAGTTGCTCAACGCGGAGCAGTGCAAAATCGCCTGAAAGCCAATGGCATCGCGACTGGCATTCACTACCCGCTGCCCTTGCATTTGCAGCCCGCCTATCAGCATCTCGGCCTGAAACGCGGCAGTTTTCCGGTGAGCGAGGCAGCGGCGGAAAAGGTGTTGAGTTTGCCGATGTATGCAGAGATGACGAATGCCATGGTGGAGCATGTGGCAAGCAGCTTGCGATCAGCCGTGAGTTGAACGTGGCGAGGCCGCGAGTTCTGATCATTTCGGAATTCTATCCGCATGCCGCGGAGACTTATGCCGGCATTTTTGTCCGGGAACAAATAAGCCATTTCAAGAGCTGTGAAGTTGCCGCGGTAATTGCTCCGGTGGTTCAGTATCCGCCGTTGCCGCGTTATCGCCG
The sequence above is a segment of the Cytophagia bacterium CHB2 genome. Coding sequences within it:
- a CDS encoding transferase, coding for MDFDDCKIHPRVRFGEGTVLQPYCVIGIPPAKIESGNLETVIGAQSLLRSHTVIYAGNVIGAHFQTGHHVMIREYNFIGDHVSIGTGSVIEHHVKIGDRVRIHSQAFIPEYSILENDCWIGPNVVFTNALHPLCPEVKKCMKGPTIRRSAKIGANAVLLPDIVIGENALIGAGSVVIADVPDNVVIAGNPGRVVKQIEELMCPYDLIAKPYA
- a CDS encoding DegT/DnrJ/EryC1/StrS family aminotransferase, which encodes MSSKPSGVQIPFLDLKAQYRTIKTEVDEAMQRVVENCDFVGGAAVDEFEKNFANFCQAPYAVGVSNGADALYLALKALGIGPKDEVITVPNTFIATASAISRAGATIRFVDVDPSTLEMDVTQLERAITHRTKAIMPVHLYGQMPEMNTILAIAEQHQLYVIEDAAQAHGAKYHGKAAGSMGIAACFSFYPGKNLGAYGDGGAVVTRDEELAKRMRHLRDQGRESKYEHLMIGYNHRLDTLQAAVLNVKLRHLPAWNARRREIAALYRSYLHDYKNVQVMREPEGQEGVYHLFVVQVAQRGAVQNRLKANGIATGIHYPLPLHLQPAYQHLGLKRGSFPVSEAAAEKVLSLPMYAEMTNAMVEHVASSLRSAVS
- a CDS encoding DinB family protein; translation: MEEDFLNDFKQTIESAEKKLLAISEAQSEMRLAPEKWSAKELLGHLIDSAANNHHRFVLAQLSDDLVFPRYEQDKWVAAQKYQQESWPLLIHLWKAYNLHLLHIMATTPDEILRKRRSNHNLYEIAWRPVEKHVPISLKYLMRDYLYHLQHHLNQMFSEKAA
- a CDS encoding Gfo/Idh/MocA family oxidoreductase, with product MIRLAQIGVGYWGKNLLRNFYETEGAQVKLVCDRDPQALAAVARKTSAVETSLDSLSVFSRADIDAVAIATPPATHFEFARKALLAGKHVFVEKPLAQTVAECEELVRLAYDHQRTLMVGHTFLYDAAVNRIKTYLQAGLAGEIYYINSRRLNFGIVRQDIDAMWNFAPHDLSILLYWLNESPATIAVHGEAHLREHLVDVAFLHLNFPSGISAHIHVSWLDPSKVRQMTIVGSEKMIIYDDVHPDHKIQIYDKGIAKNNLAAHLGEFDSFGKFQLIRRAGDLLIPKIDFAEPLRVQCRHFIECIRENKRPLTDGEHGFAVVRILEAGRKSLLQKGKKIAI